The following nucleotide sequence is from Tolumonas lignilytica.
CTGAACCCTACTGATGTGGCGTATCGCGAAACCGTGATGGCAGGTGATTACTGGATGAAAGTCGTCAAAACTGGTCAGACGATCCGCATTGTCGATTCAGAAGGTAATCAAGCGGCAGACACACTGTTTTATTCTGCGGCAAACCCAGCTGAGCGTTACAGCGCGGTGGATACCATTCGCGAACAAGGCAATGTCTATCTGTCAGCTGGCACGATGCTGATGACGAATGAATGCAACCCGATGTTGGAAATTGTGGCGGATACCTGTGGTCGTCATGACACCTTGGGTGGCGCGTGTGCGACGGAAAGTAACCAAGTGCGTTATGACCTTGGCAAAAAACACATGCATGCTTGTCGTGACAGCTGGTTGCTGGCGGTGTCGGAAAACCCAGAGTTTGGCATGAGCAAACGCGATATCACGCACAACATCAACTTCTTCATGAACGTGCCTATCACGGCCGAAGGTGGTTTGACGTTTGAAGATGGCATCAGTGCACCGGGTAAATATGTTGAACTGAAAGCGCAGATGGATGTCATCGTGCTGATTTCGAACTGCCCACAATTGAATAACCCATGTAATGCCTACAACCCGACACCGGTTGAAGTTTTAGTCTGGAATTAAACTATATATCCCAAAGCAATTGATGATGCAGGAAGGTGGCAGACAACGCTACGGCAGCATTAAGTGCGAAGGTGGATTGAGCGCAAGGACGACCTTGATCGCCTCCCTGTTTTTCGCGGGACGACCCGCAGTCTGACGGAACGAATGTGTCTCCGGCAGCCTTGAACAGAGTTAGACTTATGTTCAATAAAGTATTGATTGCCAACCGCGGCGCGATTGCCTGCCGAATTATCCGCACCCTGAAAGAAATGAGTGTTGGTTCAGTTGCTGTTTACAGCGAAGCGGATGCTGACAGCCGGCATGTCTTAGATGCGGACGAAGCCTGGTCTCTCGGTGAAGGGGCTGCCGCACACACTTATCTCGACCAGAACAAACTGATAACCATCGCCAAACAAACGGGCGCGCAGGCGATCCATCCTGGTTATGGTTTCCTCAGTGAAAACCCAGATTTTGCCCGTCGTTGTGTTAACGAAGGGTTGGTGTTTTTAGGCCCAACACCGGAGCAGATGGTGGCATTTGGTCTGAAACACGAAGCGCGTGCACTGGCTGAAGCGGCGAATGTTCCATTGCTGCCAGGCACGGGCTTACTGACTTCTTTAGAAGAGGCGTTAGAGAAAGCTGAAATCATTGGCTACCCGGTCATGCTGAAAAGCACCGCAGGTGGTGGTGGGATTGGCATGCAGCGTTGTTATAGCGCTGATGAACTGACCGGTGCTTACGCCTCGGTGAAACGTCTGTCAGAGAACAATTTTAGTAATGGTGGCATGTTCCTCGAAAAATTCATTGAGCGTGCTCGTCATATCGAAGTGCAGCTGTTTGGTGACGGACAAGGCAAGGTGATCGCCATCGGCGAACGTGAGTGTTCCGCGCAACGTCGTAACCAAAAAGTCATCGAAGAATGCCCAGCACCGAATTTATCGGAAGAGGTGCGTCAGGCATTGCAGCAAACCGCAGTGAAACTGGGTCAGCAGGTGAAATATCGCAGTGCGGGCACGGTGGAATATGTCTATGACGATGCCAGCGGTGCGTTCTATTTCCTCGAAGTGAACACACGTCTGCAAGTCGAGCATGGCGTTACCGAGCAAGTGTATGGTGTGGATCTGGTTCGCTGGATGATTGAATTGGGTGCCGGTGATTTAGCGCCACTAGAAAGTCTAGCAACAGTGCTGACACCGAAAGGTCATGCGATTCAGGTGCGTTTGTATGCTGAGGTCCCGGCGAAAAACTTCCGCCCAAGTGCTGGTTTAATCAGTGCGGTGCAATTCCCGCAGCAGGATCGTAAGTCGTGCCGTATCGACCATTGGCTGGATGCCGGTCTTGAAGTGCCGCCATTTTTTGACCCGATGTTGGCAAAATTGATTGCTTGGTCGGGCTCGCGTGAGCAAACCATCACAACCTTGCTGACCATGCTGCATAACAGCACGGTGTATGGCATCGAAACCAATAAAGAATACCTCTGTGCTCTGCTCAACAGTGACGTTGTGCAGCAGGGCAAAGTGCTGACTCGCACCCTGAATGAGTTCAGTTATGAACCATCCACGATTGATGTGCTCTCGGGCGGGACACAAACCACGATTCAAGATTTTCCCGGCCGTGTTGGTTACTGGGATATCGGGGTGCCACCGTCTGGTCCGATGGATAACTGGTCGTTCCGTCTGGGGAACCGTCTGCTGAAAAATGATGCAGAGACGGCGGGTCTGGAAATTACCCTGTCGGGTCCAACGCTGAAATTTAATACGGCACGTCAGATCGTGCTGGCGGGTGCCACCATTGATGCCAAGTTGGATGGTGAAGCATTGCCAATGTGGCAGGTAGTCACGGTGCCTGCCGGTGCAACCGTACAGCTCGGTAAAGTCGCAACAGCGGGTGCGCGCAGTTATCTGCTGCTGGCCGGTGGCATTGACTGCCCGCATTATCTCGGCAGTCGTTCGACCTTCACGTTGGGTCAGTTTGGCGGCCATGTCGGTCGTTCGATTCAGTCAGGGGATGTACTGCATCTGCCAGTCGTAGCGACTTCGGTGGCTGAACAATCACTGCCTGCAGCACTGCAACCAGCCATCACGAATACGTGGGAACTGCGCGTGATTTATGGTCCGCACGGTGCGCCCGATTTCTTTACTGACCACGATATCGACACCTTTTTCGCGACCGATTACGAAGTGCATTACAACTCCAGCCGCACCGGTGTGCGCTTGATCGGCCCGAAACCGGAATGGGCGCGTGCCGATGGTGGCGAGGCGGGGTTGCATCCATCGAACCTGCATGACAACGCCTATGCGATTGGTACCGTCGATTTCACCGGTGATATGCCGGTTATCTTAGGGCCGGATGGTCCGAGTCTGGGTGGATTCGTCTGTCCGGCAACCATCGTCAAAGCCGATCTCTGGAAAATGGGTCAGCTGAAAGCAGGGGACAAAGTTCGCTTCATTCCTATCTCGATTGCGGATGCCGAAGTGTTGGATCGCGCGCAACTGGCTGAACTGGAAAGCCTGACGGCACAACCCGTGTCTGTCGCCATTGCACCTCCAACCACACCCATTCTGAAAACACTGCCAGCGGAAAAATATGGCGAGAAAGTCGTGTATCGCCCCAGTGGGGATGATTATTTGCTGGTGGAATATGGCACGCAAGTGCTCGACATCCGCCTGCGTTTCCGCGCGCATGCGTTGATGCTGTGGGTGCAGGAAGCTGGCATCGACGGTGTGTTGGAACTGACACCGGGCATTCGCTCCTTGCAGATCCACTACGATAATCTGCAACTGCCGCTGACTCGTTTGCTGGAACTGCTGGAACAGGCAGAAAGTGAACTGGCAGATATTGAGCAGATCACTGTGCCAGCGCGTATCGTCCATCTGCCGCTGTCTTGGGATGATGAAGCCACCCGTCTGGCGATCCGCAAATACGACGAACTGGTACGTAAAGATGCGCCATGGTGCCCATCGAACATTGAATTCATTCGTCGTATCAATGGTCTTGATTCGATTGAGCAGGTCAAAGAGATCGTCTTTAACGCCAACTATCTGGTGATGGGCTTAGGCGATGTTTATCTCGGTGCGCCAGTGGCAACCCCATTAGATCCACGTCATCGTTTAGTCACCACAAAATACAACCCGGCGCGCACCTGGACGCCAGAAAATGCGGTCGGGATTGGCGGCGCCTATCTGTGTGTTTACGGCATGGAAGGTCCGGGCGGTTATCAGTTTGTCGGTCGCACGTTACAGATGTGGAACCGCTATCGTCAGACAGCAGAATTCAGCCAACCATGGCTGCTGCGTTTCTTCGATCAAATCAAATTCTATGAAGTGGATGCGGATGAACTGCTGCGCATTCGTCGTGAATTCCCACGGGGTCGTTACCCCATCCAAATCGAAGAGATCCAATTCTCACTGGCTGATTACAACAAGCTGGTGAATGAACACGCCGATGAGATCCTCGTGGCGAAAGAGCGTCAGCAAACTGCGTTTGAAGCGGAACGTCAGCGTTGGATCGAAAGCGGACAAGCAAACTTCTCTGCCGATAGCGACATGATGCTAGAAACCGGTGAAGAAGAGGCATTGCCGGATCATCACAAAGCAGTGGAAAGTCTGGTCTCTGGCAACGTCTGGCAGGTATTGGTTGAAGCAGGCCAAACCATCAAAGCCGGTCAGCCGTTGCTCATCATCGAATCAATGAAAATGGAAATTGAAGTGTTGGCACCGCATGACGGCAAGATCGTGGCGATCAACCGTGAAGCGGGTCAGCAAGTACGTGCCGGACAGCGTTTACTGGTACTGGAGGATTAAGGATGACAGCAGCAATGACAACCAGAACCATGACCATCAGCGCGATCCATGCAGCCTATCGCAGCGGGGAATTGACCCCGCAACAACTGCTGACCGAGTGTTTAGCGCAAGCCAAAGCTGATATCCATCTGGCTTGGATCTCCGTCCTGTCGGATGAGCAGTTAGCCGCTTATCTGAAAGGATTAGAAGGACATTCACCCGACGATATGCCGCTGTTCGGTATTCCGTTTGCGGTGAAAG
It contains:
- a CDS encoding urea amidolyase associated protein UAAP2, giving the protein MIKESLLNPTDVAYRETVMAGDYWMKVVKTGQTIRIVDSEGNQAADTLFYSAANPAERYSAVDTIREQGNVYLSAGTMLMTNECNPMLEIVADTCGRHDTLGGACATESNQVRYDLGKKHMHACRDSWLLAVSENPEFGMSKRDITHNINFFMNVPITAEGGLTFEDGISAPGKYVELKAQMDVIVLISNCPQLNNPCNAYNPTPVEVLVWN
- the uca gene encoding urea carboxylase yields the protein MFNKVLIANRGAIACRIIRTLKEMSVGSVAVYSEADADSRHVLDADEAWSLGEGAAAHTYLDQNKLITIAKQTGAQAIHPGYGFLSENPDFARRCVNEGLVFLGPTPEQMVAFGLKHEARALAEAANVPLLPGTGLLTSLEEALEKAEIIGYPVMLKSTAGGGGIGMQRCYSADELTGAYASVKRLSENNFSNGGMFLEKFIERARHIEVQLFGDGQGKVIAIGERECSAQRRNQKVIEECPAPNLSEEVRQALQQTAVKLGQQVKYRSAGTVEYVYDDASGAFYFLEVNTRLQVEHGVTEQVYGVDLVRWMIELGAGDLAPLESLATVLTPKGHAIQVRLYAEVPAKNFRPSAGLISAVQFPQQDRKSCRIDHWLDAGLEVPPFFDPMLAKLIAWSGSREQTITTLLTMLHNSTVYGIETNKEYLCALLNSDVVQQGKVLTRTLNEFSYEPSTIDVLSGGTQTTIQDFPGRVGYWDIGVPPSGPMDNWSFRLGNRLLKNDAETAGLEITLSGPTLKFNTARQIVLAGATIDAKLDGEALPMWQVVTVPAGATVQLGKVATAGARSYLLLAGGIDCPHYLGSRSTFTLGQFGGHVGRSIQSGDVLHLPVVATSVAEQSLPAALQPAITNTWELRVIYGPHGAPDFFTDHDIDTFFATDYEVHYNSSRTGVRLIGPKPEWARADGGEAGLHPSNLHDNAYAIGTVDFTGDMPVILGPDGPSLGGFVCPATIVKADLWKMGQLKAGDKVRFIPISIADAEVLDRAQLAELESLTAQPVSVAIAPPTTPILKTLPAEKYGEKVVYRPSGDDYLLVEYGTQVLDIRLRFRAHALMLWVQEAGIDGVLELTPGIRSLQIHYDNLQLPLTRLLELLEQAESELADIEQITVPARIVHLPLSWDDEATRLAIRKYDELVRKDAPWCPSNIEFIRRINGLDSIEQVKEIVFNANYLVMGLGDVYLGAPVATPLDPRHRLVTTKYNPARTWTPENAVGIGGAYLCVYGMEGPGGYQFVGRTLQMWNRYRQTAEFSQPWLLRFFDQIKFYEVDADELLRIRREFPRGRYPIQIEEIQFSLADYNKLVNEHADEILVAKERQQTAFEAERQRWIESGQANFSADSDMMLETGEEEALPDHHKAVESLVSGNVWQVLVEAGQTIKAGQPLLIIESMKMEIEVLAPHDGKIVAINREAGQQVRAGQRLLVLED